In Sphingobacteriaceae bacterium, one genomic interval encodes:
- a CDS encoding tetratricopeptide repeat protein — protein sequence MRNIALIFILLFQLNSFGQNRTTSGEQSRTIDSLKLVLKNAKHDTTRCNILSVLVETASDKDWLAFNEQLKVLAEKNIANNSEPKKVYLKHLADAMNCIAYDIKYKGDIPKALEYFHKSLKMRVEIGDINMIATSLNHIGNIYKEQGDIPKALEYLRKCLKIFEAIGDKKAAASTIGNIGVIYRIQGDIPKALEYNHKSLKIQEEIGDKNGIASSLNDIGIIYYYQGDLTKASEYWHNSLKIKEEIRDKEGIASSLNNIGNFYNDQGYYPKALEYFNRSLKIKEEIGDKEGIAFSLAGIGGVYNNQADIPNALKYAHWALEINEEIGYKEGIAFSLNNIAHLTFKKGQIKESLVFASRGMQLAKELAAPEIINKSAKMLKTIFQKQNKYKEAFEMYELEIKMRDSINNQETQKASIKKQMQYTYEKQEEVAKAEHKKELEKQQALAEEKNTRQNIIIGFVAMGLLLVLVFAGYVFKTLKATRKQKTLIELKNKEIEEKQKEILDSIQYARRIQMAQIPGQGPSYFNIPFLT from the coding sequence ATGAGAAACATTGCATTAATATTTATTCTTCTGTTTCAACTCAATTCATTTGGGCAGAACCGAACTACTAGTGGTGAGCAAAGTCGAACCATAGACTCTTTAAAGTTGGTTCTTAAAAATGCTAAGCATGATACTACAAGATGTAATATTTTGTCAGTCTTAGTTGAAACGGCAAGTGATAAGGATTGGCTGGCTTTTAATGAGCAATTAAAAGTACTTGCAGAAAAAAACATTGCTAATAATTCAGAACCCAAAAAGGTTTACCTAAAACACCTTGCGGATGCCATGAATTGTATCGCATATGATATTAAATACAAAGGAGACATCCCCAAAGCACTAGAGTATTTTCACAAGAGTTTAAAGATGAGAGTAGAGATTGGGGATATAAATATGATAGCAACCTCTTTAAACCACATTGGTAATATATATAAGGAACAGGGTGACATCCCCAAAGCATTGGAATATCTTCGTAAGTGTTTAAAGATTTTTGAAGCGATTGGGGATAAAAAAGCAGCAGCAAGTACCATAGGAAACATTGGAGTTATTTATAGAATCCAAGGCGACATCCCCAAGGCTTTAGAGTATAATCACAAGAGTTTAAAGATCCAAGAAGAGATTGGGGATAAAAATGGAATAGCAAGTTCTTTAAACGACATTGGAATCATATATTATTACCAAGGTGACCTCACCAAAGCATCTGAGTATTGGCACAATAGTTTAAAGATAAAGGAAGAGATTAGGGATAAAGAAGGAATAGCAAGTTCTTTAAATAACATTGGGAATTTTTATAACGACCAAGGTTACTACCCCAAAGCGTTGGAGTATTTTAACAGGAGTTTAAAGATAAAGGAAGAGATTGGGGATAAAGAAGGAATAGCATTCTCTTTAGCTGGCATTGGAGGTGTGTATAATAACCAAGCCGACATTCCCAACGCTTTGAAGTATGCTCATTGGGCTTTAGAGATTAATGAAGAGATTGGGTATAAAGAAGGAATAGCATTCTCTTTAAATAACATAGCTCACCTGACTTTTAAAAAAGGGCAAATAAAAGAGTCGCTGGTTTTTGCCAGTAGGGGAATGCAACTGGCTAAAGAATTAGCCGCTCCTGAGATTATTAATAAATCAGCCAAGATGCTCAAAACAATCTTCCAAAAACAAAACAAATACAAAGAAGCTTTTGAAATGTATGAGTTGGAGATTAAAATGAGAGATAGCATTAACAATCAAGAAACTCAAAAAGCAAGTATCAAAAAACAAATGCAATACACTTATGAAAAGCAAGAAGAAGTTGCAAAGGCAGAACATAAAAAAGAATTAGAAAAACAACAAGCACTAGCAGAAGAAAAGAATACCAGGCAAAATATAATTATTGGCTTTGTAGCTATGGGCTTGTTATTGGTACTTGTTTTTGCCGGCTATGTCTTCAAAACCTTAAAAGCCACAAGAAAGCAAAAAACATTAATTGAGCTTAAGAATAAAGAGATTGAAGAGAAACAAAAAGAAATTTTAGATTCCATACAATACGCTCGCAGAATTCAGATGGCGCAGATACCCGGACAAGGACCCTCCTATTTCAATATCCCGTTTTTAACTTAA
- a CDS encoding aminopeptidase, whose protein sequence is MIAGLYYDTSMYLMGQARGQLYILTHTITFAEFAEKNELTERQVENLEQIEKIKKYAIDSLAYKATSNYNFIYNQQNAPSLWVITASEPYRLNAYYWNFPIVGKVSYKGFFDEKKAKAAFNHLRCLGYDVDLREVSAWSTLGWFSDPIMSNSLNRSKAEMCDLLFHELFHATYYKANAVNLNENLASFIAEKATIKYLQKDTFAIRKYLNDKKEREIINAFILNEANELRKYYDTISEKTDRNILKLKRIYQIAERLKNIQLGNQQLIQYHVKSMMEQKNAYFIDFEQYNSLQDSLEQVFNKFYKGNLKKLVQDLKQN, encoded by the coding sequence GTGATTGCAGGTCTATATTACGATACCAGCATGTATTTAATGGGTCAGGCGAGAGGACAATTATATATATTAACTCATACCATTACGTTTGCAGAATTTGCCGAAAAGAATGAGCTTACTGAGAGGCAAGTGGAAAATCTTGAACAAATTGAAAAGATAAAAAAATACGCTATAGATAGTTTGGCGTATAAAGCCACCTCAAATTATAATTTTATTTACAACCAACAAAACGCACCAAGTCTTTGGGTAATTACGGCTAGTGAACCTTATCGCTTAAATGCCTATTATTGGAATTTTCCTATAGTAGGAAAAGTAAGTTATAAAGGTTTTTTTGATGAAAAAAAAGCAAAAGCTGCGTTTAATCACCTGCGTTGCTTGGGTTATGATGTAGACTTACGAGAAGTAAGTGCTTGGAGTACCTTGGGTTGGTTTAGCGATCCCATAATGAGTAATTCTTTAAACCGAAGTAAAGCCGAAATGTGTGATCTGCTTTTCCACGAATTGTTTCACGCCACCTATTATAAAGCTAACGCGGTAAATTTAAATGAAAACCTGGCTTCGTTTATTGCTGAAAAAGCAACCATAAAGTATTTGCAAAAAGATACATTTGCTATCCGTAAATATTTAAATGATAAAAAAGAAAGAGAAATAATTAATGCGTTTATTCTGAATGAGGCAAATGAACTTCGTAAATATTATGATACTATTTCCGAAAAAACGGACAGAAATATATTAAAATTAAAGCGAATATATCAAATCGCGGAGCGACTTAAAAATATTCAGTTGGGCAACCAACAACTCATTCAATATCACGTAAAAAGTATGATGGAACAAAAAAATGCCTATTTCATAGATTTTGAACAATACAACAGTTTGCAGGATAGTTTGGAGCAGGTTTTTAACAAATTTTATAAGGGCAATCTTAAAAAACTGGTACAAGATTTGAAGCAAAATTAA
- a CDS encoding tetratricopeptide repeat protein: MRKIALIFILLFQLNSFGQNRTIDSLKLALKNAKHDTTRCSILYSLIDEYWSDEKVWPKYNEQLKLLSEKNILNGGSLKKVYLKHLAYSLNYIGITANNHGDAPRALEYYKKAMNIMEEAGDREGVAITLSNIGRVYKNQGNITMGLEYYYKSLMIFEEIGDKDGMANTLNNIAVVIYSQGDIQKALVCFQEILKIKSEVGDKEGIAKALGGIGGIYANQGKVVMALENYNKSLNIQQDIGDKMGISRSLNYIGNIYKRQGEIQKALDYYHKSLKINEEIDNKGGIAYTLSNIANSMMEKGELKGALIYAVKGMQTAKEIGYPENVKNSAAILKSIYQKQNKYKEAFEMYELEIKMRDSINNQETQKAAIKKQMQYTYEKQEEVAKAEHKKELEKQQAVAEEKNTRQNIIIGSVAMGLLLVLIFAGYVFKTLKATRKQKALIEHKNKEIEEKQKEILDSIQYARRIQMAQIPSEKRVGNILQRLKKC, encoded by the coding sequence ATGAGAAAAATTGCATTAATATTTATTCTTCTGTTTCAACTCAATTCATTTGGGCAGAACCGAACTATTGATTCTTTAAAGTTGGCTCTTAAAAATGCTAAGCACGATACAACAAGGTGTTCTATATTGTATTCGCTGATTGACGAATATTGGAGTGACGAAAAGGTTTGGCCAAAATATAATGAGCAATTAAAATTATTGTCAGAAAAAAACATATTAAATGGCGGAAGTCTAAAAAAGGTTTATTTAAAACACCTCGCATACTCGTTAAATTATATAGGAATTACGGCGAATAATCATGGAGATGCGCCTAGGGCGCTTGAATATTATAAGAAGGCTATGAATATTATGGAGGAGGCTGGAGACAGAGAAGGAGTAGCAATTACTCTGAGCAACATTGGTCGTGTTTATAAAAACCAGGGCAACATAACCATGGGGCTAGAATATTATTACAAAAGTTTAATGATTTTTGAAGAAATTGGTGATAAAGATGGGATGGCAAATACTTTAAACAACATTGCAGTTGTTATTTATAGCCAAGGCGATATTCAAAAAGCATTAGTGTGCTTTCAGGAAATTTTAAAAATTAAGAGTGAAGTTGGGGATAAAGAAGGAATAGCCAAAGCATTAGGTGGCATCGGCGGCATATATGCCAACCAAGGGAAAGTCGTTATGGCATTAGAGAATTATAATAAGAGCCTAAACATTCAGCAAGACATTGGGGACAAAATGGGAATATCAAGATCCTTAAACTACATTGGAAATATTTATAAACGTCAAGGCGAAATTCAAAAAGCCTTGGACTATTATCACAAGAGTTTAAAGATAAATGAGGAAATTGACAATAAAGGAGGAATTGCATATACTTTAAGCAACATTGCCAATTCAATGATGGAAAAGGGTGAGCTTAAGGGGGCACTTATTTATGCCGTTAAAGGTATGCAAACAGCAAAAGAAATTGGTTATCCTGAAAATGTAAAAAATTCAGCAGCAATACTAAAAAGTATTTATCAAAAGCAAAACAAATACAAAGAAGCATTTGAAATGTACGAGCTTGAAATAAAAATGAGAGATAGCATTAATAATCAGGAAACTCAGAAAGCTGCCATTAAGAAACAAATGCAATACACTTATGAAAAACAAGAAGAGGTTGCAAAGGCAGAACATAAAAAAGAATTAGAAAAACAACAAGCAGTTGCAGAAGAAAAAAACACAAGGCAAAACATTATTATTGGTTCAGTTGCTATGGGTTTGTTATTGGTACTGATTTTTGCCGGATATGTTTTTAAAACTTTAAAAGCCACAAGAAAACAGAAAGCATTGATTGAACACAAGAACAAGGAAATAGAAGAAAAACAAAAAGAGATTTTAGATTCCATTCAATACGCGCGAAGAATACAAATGGCGCAGATTCCTTCGGAGAAAAGGGTTGGAAATATTTTGCAAAGACTAAAAAAGTGTTGA
- a CDS encoding HAD family phosphatase, whose translation MKEVKNIIFDLGGVIINLDYALTIEKMTQLSGKSFSQLYTQAKQHPLFDLFEIGKITEQTFFNELSAELNYDGDLKPLMQAWDAMLLDIPEQRLDVLVAAKQNYNTFLLSNTNETHISSFEKELYKEHGVKNFGDYFDKTYYSCRVGLRKPNAEIFELVLKENKLNKEETIFIDDSIQHVQGAGACGIRAYLLQKNMDLEDLLKELKLL comes from the coding sequence TTGAAAGAGGTTAAAAATATCATATTTGATTTAGGGGGTGTAATCATTAACCTGGATTACGCTTTAACTATTGAGAAAATGACTCAATTAAGCGGAAAATCCTTTAGCCAACTTTATACCCAGGCTAAACAACACCCGCTTTTTGATTTATTTGAAATCGGAAAAATTACCGAGCAAACTTTCTTTAATGAATTAAGTGCTGAGTTAAACTATGATGGAGACCTAAAACCATTAATGCAGGCTTGGGATGCTATGCTGCTTGACATTCCCGAACAACGTTTGGATGTTTTAGTTGCTGCCAAACAAAATTACAACACCTTCCTTTTAAGCAACACCAATGAAACGCACATCTCCTCCTTCGAAAAAGAACTTTATAAAGAACATGGCGTAAAAAACTTTGGGGATTATTTTGATAAAACTTATTATTCCTGCAGAGTGGGCTTAAGAAAACCAAATGCCGAAATATTTGAACTTGTTTTAAAAGAAAATAAATTAAATAAAGAAGAAACAATTTTTATTGATGATTCTATACAGCACGTACAAGGAGCCGGCGCCTGTGGTATTAGGGCTTATTTACTGCAAAAAAACATGGATTTGGAAGATCTCCTGAAAGAACTAAAACTTCTTTAA
- the metG gene encoding methionine--tRNA ligase — protein sequence MSSDFKRTLVTAALPYANGPVHIGHLAGCYLPADIYVRYLRSAGKDVIFVCGSDEHGVPITIKAKKEGITPQQVVDKYHKMMGDAFKEFGISFDIYSRTSSETHKKTASDFFEVLYNKKSFTEQVTEQYFDESANQFLADRYITGTCPNCKNPDAYGDQCEKCGSSLNPTELLDPKSALSGNKPVLKETKNWFLPLDKLQPKINAYLERHKDWKVNVYGQCKSWLESGDGLQPRAMTRDLDWGVPVPVPGGEGKVLYVWFDAPIGYISATKELFPDKWEQYWKSKDSRLIHFIGKDNIVFHCIIFPAMLMEHGDFILPDQVPANEFLNLEGDKISTSRNWAVWLHEYLIDFKDKQDSLRYALCSNAPETKDNDFTWKDFQLKNNSELVAVFGNFINRTLVLTHKFYNGLVPAASTYTKEDLIVLEELAKAPAKISSAIEQFKFREAVSEWMNVARLGNKYLAETEPWKLIKTEEERVKTIMNVALQISCNLAILAEPFLPFTSEKLFKLLNLSPLKWQSAANTSNINSGHSINKDELLFSKIEDEEIKRQMDKLNETKTNSTSSADLASLKGETSFDDFLKMDIRVATILEAEVVPKTDKLLKLKLDTGIDIRTVVSGIAQYYKPENIIGQKIVMLANLAPRKIKGIESQGMILMAENPNGELSFVTPTKPDSLNGAIVK from the coding sequence ATGTCATCAGATTTTAAGCGAACTTTAGTTACTGCAGCCCTTCCGTATGCAAATGGGCCGGTACACATTGGGCATTTGGCCGGATGTTACTTACCGGCGGATATCTATGTTCGTTATTTACGAAGTGCCGGAAAAGATGTGATTTTTGTTTGTGGAAGTGATGAACACGGTGTTCCAATTACTATTAAGGCAAAAAAAGAGGGTATTACTCCTCAACAAGTGGTGGATAAATACCACAAAATGATGGGTGATGCTTTTAAGGAATTTGGCATTTCTTTTGATATTTATTCGCGAACTTCTTCTGAAACACACAAAAAAACAGCTTCTGACTTTTTTGAAGTATTGTACAATAAAAAAAGTTTTACTGAGCAAGTAACGGAGCAATATTTTGATGAAAGTGCAAATCAATTTTTAGCGGATAGATATATTACAGGAACTTGCCCGAATTGTAAAAATCCGGACGCCTATGGAGATCAATGTGAAAAATGCGGGTCTTCTTTAAATCCAACCGAATTATTAGATCCTAAGTCTGCTTTAAGCGGAAATAAACCGGTATTGAAAGAAACTAAAAATTGGTTTTTACCTTTAGATAAATTACAGCCAAAAATTAATGCTTACCTCGAGCGGCATAAAGATTGGAAAGTGAATGTTTACGGGCAGTGTAAAAGCTGGTTAGAAAGTGGTGATGGTTTACAACCCAGAGCCATGACCCGAGATTTGGATTGGGGAGTGCCCGTTCCGGTTCCGGGAGGCGAAGGCAAAGTATTATACGTTTGGTTTGACGCTCCTATTGGATATATTTCTGCCACAAAAGAACTTTTTCCTGATAAGTGGGAGCAATATTGGAAAAGCAAGGATAGCAGATTGATTCATTTTATTGGTAAGGATAATATTGTTTTTCATTGTATAATTTTTCCGGCTATGTTGATGGAACATGGTGATTTTATATTACCGGATCAGGTTCCTGCTAACGAGTTCCTAAATCTGGAAGGAGATAAAATTTCTACTTCCAGAAATTGGGCCGTATGGCTACATGAATATTTAATTGATTTTAAAGATAAACAAGACAGTTTGCGTTATGCCCTTTGCTCTAATGCGCCGGAAACAAAAGATAATGATTTTACCTGGAAAGATTTTCAACTCAAGAATAACAGTGAATTAGTAGCTGTATTCGGTAATTTTATTAATCGCACATTGGTTTTAACCCATAAATTTTATAACGGTTTGGTGCCTGCAGCTTCTACTTATACAAAGGAAGATTTAATTGTGTTGGAAGAATTAGCTAAAGCGCCTGCAAAAATTAGCAGCGCTATTGAACAGTTTAAATTTCGGGAAGCAGTAAGTGAATGGATGAATGTGGCTCGACTTGGAAATAAATATTTAGCAGAAACTGAACCCTGGAAACTAATTAAAACGGAAGAAGAAAGAGTAAAAACGATTATGAATGTGGCTTTGCAAATTTCCTGCAACCTGGCCATTTTAGCCGAGCCATTTTTGCCTTTTACTTCTGAAAAATTATTTAAATTACTAAACCTTTCGCCGTTAAAATGGCAAAGTGCTGCTAATACTTCTAACATAAATAGTGGGCATTCAATAAATAAAGATGAATTGTTATTTTCAAAAATTGAAGATGAAGAAATTAAAAGGCAGATGGATAAATTAAACGAAACTAAAACTAATTCAACTTCATCGGCAGATTTAGCTTCTTTAAAAGGGGAAACATCTTTTGATGATTTTTTGAAAATGGATATTCGAGTGGCTACTATTTTAGAAGCCGAAGTAGTTCCTAAAACCGATAAATTATTGAAACTGAAATTGGATACCGGAATTGATATACGAACCGTGGTTAGTGGTATAGCTCAATATTATAAACCTGAAAACATTATTGGACAAAAAATAGTTATGCTGGCAAACTTGGCACCTAGAAAAATTAAAGGAATTGAAAGCCAGGGTATGATTTTAATGGCTGAAAATCCCAATGGTGAACTTAGTTTTGTTACTCCAACCAAACCTGATAGTTTAAATGGTGCAATTGTTAAATAA
- a CDS encoding tetratricopeptide repeat protein → MASKYIVLVLVLVFCKLHSFGQNPPAGEAGKTIDSLKLALKNAKQDSTRCLTLKLLFNAESDKKLKLEIVTKRLQIAELNLANKNKTDELFFLKQKAGALNQFGIIYNSQSDIPKALEFYLKSLKIYDKASDKNGMAMTLSNIGTIYKGQGDINKAFQYLEKSLKIKEEIGDKKGMALSIMIIGNIYKNQGNISKALEYQHKSLKLSEEIGDKVGVAGTLINIGNIYSQLDDITSALNYLNKSLNLMESIGSIKGTASALNCLGNLYDKIEDKPKALEYFLKCLSIYESISDENGKAISYNNIGTIYSDQGDLNKSIEYFQKSLASSQKVGDKDGIAYALNNLGYEYNQLGKLSDAVIYTQRGLKISTEIGFPETIRNSAATLKSIFQKQNKYKEAFEMYELEIKMRDSINNQETQKAAIKKQMQYTYEKQEEVAKAEHKKELEKQQALAEEKNTRQNIIIGSVAMGLLLVLIFAGYVFKTLKATRKQKALIEHKNKEIEEKQKEILDSIQYARRIQMAQIPSEKRVLVMINKLMKRG, encoded by the coding sequence ATGGCCTCTAAGTACATAGTATTAGTGTTAGTATTAGTTTTTTGTAAACTCCATTCATTTGGGCAGAACCCGCCTGCCGGCGAGGCTGGTAAAACTATTGATTCTTTAAAGTTGGCTCTTAAAAATGCCAAGCAAGATAGTACAAGGTGTTTAACACTTAAGTTATTGTTCAATGCTGAGTCAGACAAAAAATTAAAACTAGAAATTGTAACAAAGAGATTGCAAATTGCCGAGCTAAATCTAGCCAATAAAAATAAAACGGATGAGCTCTTTTTTTTAAAACAAAAAGCCGGAGCCTTAAATCAATTTGGAATAATTTACAATAGTCAATCTGATATCCCAAAAGCCCTAGAATTTTACCTTAAAAGCCTAAAAATTTACGACAAGGCCAGTGATAAAAATGGGATGGCAATGACTCTAAGTAATATTGGTACAATTTATAAAGGTCAAGGAGATATTAATAAAGCTTTCCAATATCTAGAAAAAAGTCTTAAGATTAAAGAAGAAATAGGTGATAAAAAAGGAATGGCGCTTTCGATAATGATTATTGGGAATATTTATAAAAACCAAGGCAATATATCAAAGGCTTTAGAATATCAACATAAGAGCCTTAAACTTTCTGAAGAAATTGGCGACAAAGTAGGTGTAGCTGGAACTTTAATTAATATTGGAAATATTTACAGTCAATTAGATGACATTACCTCGGCCCTAAATTATTTAAACAAAAGTTTAAACTTGATGGAAAGTATTGGCTCAATAAAAGGCACTGCCTCTGCTTTAAATTGCTTAGGAAATCTCTACGATAAAATTGAGGATAAACCTAAAGCTTTGGAATATTTCCTTAAATGTTTGAGTATTTACGAAAGTATTAGTGATGAAAATGGAAAGGCAATTTCATATAATAATATTGGGACAATATATTCTGATCAAGGTGACTTAAATAAATCCATAGAGTATTTCCAAAAAAGTTTAGCAAGTAGTCAAAAGGTTGGAGATAAGGACGGAATTGCATATGCTTTAAACAATTTGGGATATGAATATAATCAATTAGGAAAATTAAGCGATGCCGTTATTTATACTCAAAGGGGATTGAAAATAAGTACAGAAATTGGCTTCCCTGAGACTATTAGAAACTCAGCCGCCACCCTCAAATCAATCTTCCAAAAGCAAAACAAATACAAAGAAGCATTTGAAATGTACGAGCTTGAAATAAAAATGAGAGATAGCATTAATAATCAGGAAACTCAGAAAGCTGCCATTAAGAAACAAATGCAATACACTTATGAAAAACAAGAAGAGGTTGCAAAGGCAGAACATAAAAAAGAATTAGAAAAACAACAAGCACTTGCTGAAGAAAAAAACACAAGGCAAAACATTATTATTGGTTCAGTTGCTATGGGTTTGTTATTGGTACTGATTTTTGCCGGATATGTTTTTAAAACTTTAAAAGCCACAAGAAAACAGAAAGCATTGATTGAACACAAGAACAAGGAAATAGAAGAAAAACAAAAAGAGATTTTAGATTCCATTCAATACGCGCGAAGAATTCAGATGGCGCAGATACCGAGTGAGAAAAGGGTTTTAGTAATGATAAATAAATTGATGAAGAGGGGATGA
- a CDS encoding GIY-YIG nuclease family protein: MEKFYTIYVIYSDAKKVKYTGYTDDLDRRLKEHNEGILGKFTKNKGPWRLIYQEEVDNIIEARKREKYLKTGSGRDFIKLKTGY, translated from the coding sequence ATGGAGAAGTTTTATACGATATATGTTATTTATTCAGACGCTAAGAAAGTAAAGTACACTGGCTATACGGATGATTTGGATAGAAGATTAAAAGAGCATAACGAAGGTATATTAGGAAAATTCACAAAGAATAAAGGTCCATGGCGATTAATTTATCAGGAAGAAGTTGATAATATAATTGAAGCAAGAAAAAGAGAAAAATATTTAAAGACGGGTTCAGGAAGAGATTTTATTAAGTTAAAAACGGGATATTGA
- a CDS encoding tetratricopeptide repeat protein, with protein sequence MFQHLQINAQNHAIDSLKLALKNAKHDTTRCNILSILAETASDEEWPAFNEQLKVLAEKNIANNSEPKKLYLKHLADALNYIGYLAGNQGDIPKALEYYHKSLKIYEEIGDKEGIALSLNNIGGIYSNQGDIPKALEYYHKSLKIREEIGDKLGIATSLNNIGFIYQAQGDISKALEYYRKSLKIYEEIRDKQGIALSLNNIGGTYSNQGDIPKGLEYYHKSLKIQEEIRDKLGIARSLNNIANLNLKKGQVKEALVFAKKGMQTAKELGYPENIKHSAYTLNQIFQKQNKYKEAFEMYELEIKMRDSINNQETQKAAIKKQIQYTYEKQEEVAKAEHKKELEKQQALAEEKNTRQNIIIGSVAMGLLLVLIFAGYVFKTLKATRKQKTLIEHKNKEIEEKQKEILDSIQYARRIQMAQIPSEKRVLVMINKLKKSG encoded by the coding sequence TTGTTTCAGCATCTCCAAATCAATGCCCAAAACCATGCAATCGACTCTTTAAAGTTGGCTCTTAAAAATGCAAAGCACGATACTACAAGGTGTAATATTTTATCAATCTTAGCTGAAACAGCGAGTGATGAAGAATGGCCGGCTTTTAATGAGCAATTAAAAGTATTGGCAGAAAAAAATATTGCCAATAATTCAGAACCTAAAAAGTTGTACTTAAAACACCTAGCCGATGCCTTGAATTACATCGGGTATTTGGCAGGCAACCAAGGCGACATCCCAAAAGCATTAGAATATTATCACAAGAGTTTAAAGATTTATGAAGAGATTGGGGATAAAGAAGGAATAGCACTTTCTTTAAACAACATTGGGGGTATTTATAGCAACCAAGGCGATATCCCAAAGGCACTAGAGTATTATCACAAGAGTTTAAAGATTAGAGAAGAGATAGGGGATAAACTAGGAATAGCCACTTCTTTAAACAACATTGGATTTATTTATCAAGCCCAAGGCGACATCTCAAAAGCATTAGAATATTATCGCAAGAGTTTAAAGATTTATGAAGAGATTAGGGATAAACAAGGAATAGCACTTTCTTTAAACAACATTGGAGGTACTTATAGCAACCAAGGCGACATCCCCAAAGGTTTGGAGTATTATCACAAGAGTTTAAAGATTCAGGAAGAGATTAGGGATAAATTAGGAATAGCACGATCTTTAAACAACATTGCTAATTTGAATTTAAAAAAAGGGCAAGTAAAAGAGGCATTAGTGTTTGCCAAGAAAGGAATGCAAACAGCTAAAGAATTAGGGTATCCTGAAAATATTAAACACTCAGCATACACCCTCAATCAAATCTTCCAAAAACAAAACAAATACAAAGAAGCTTTTGAAATGTATGAATTAGAAATTAAAATGAGAGATAGCATTAATAATCAGGAAACTCAAAAAGCAGCTATTAAAAAACAAATACAATACACTTATGAAAAACAAGAAGAGGTTGCAAAAGCTGAACATAAAAAAGAATTAGAAAAACAACAAGCACTTGCAGAAGAAAAAAACACAAGGCAAAACATTATTATTGGTTCAGTTGCTATGGGTTTGTTATTGGTACTGATTTTTGCCGGATATGTTTTTAAAACTTTAAAAGCCACAAGAAAACAGAAAACATTAATTGAACACAAGAACAAGGAAATAGAAGAAAAACAAAAAGAGATTTTAGATTCCATTCAATACGCGCGAAGAATACAAATGGCTCAGATACCGAGTGAGAAAAGGGTTTTAGTAATGATAAATAAATTGAAAAAGAGCGGATGA
- a CDS encoding Bax inhibitor-1/YccA family protein — translation MENNFNFRNTNIEQLSAETVTKQNTLLRSAFAWMGLAMVLTTLSSLLFAFVPELTSLLLVETEMGVKPTTLAYVVMFAPLIFVFAMGFGVNKMSLPVLIGTFVTYAIINGISFSFIFFVYNIGSIFKVFLSTSALFAIMAIAGYTTKTDLTKMGSILMIGVIGIVVASLINMFMHSAQMDYIISILGVIIFTGLTAYDVQKIKNLGDTVQGDSTATGKLGIMGALTLYIDFINLFLFLLRLFGGRKD, via the coding sequence ATGGAAAATAATTTTAATTTCAGAAACACCAATATTGAACAGTTAAGTGCTGAAACGGTTACCAAACAAAACACCTTGTTAAGGTCGGCTTTTGCCTGGATGGGCCTAGCCATGGTACTAACTACATTATCGTCTTTATTATTTGCCTTTGTTCCGGAATTAACTTCCTTATTATTGGTAGAAACGGAAATGGGTGTAAAGCCAACCACGTTAGCTTATGTGGTGATGTTTGCGCCATTAATATTTGTTTTTGCTATGGGTTTTGGCGTAAATAAAATGTCTTTACCGGTTTTAATAGGAACTTTTGTTACCTATGCTATCATTAATGGAATTAGTTTTAGCTTCATTTTCTTTGTTTATAATATCGGGTCTATTTTTAAAGTATTTTTAAGTACATCTGCTTTATTCGCTATTATGGCCATTGCAGGTTATACCACCAAAACCGATCTTACTAAAATGGGAAGTATATTAATGATAGGGGTAATAGGTATAGTAGTTGCTTCATTAATAAATATGTTTATGCATAGCGCTCAAATGGATTATATTATTTCCATTTTAGGCGTTATTATATTTACCGGATTAACAGCATACGATGTTCAGAAAATTAAAAATTTGGGAGATACAGTACAGGGAGATTCAACTGCAACCGGAAAATTGGGTATTATGGGCGCCCTAACCCTTTACATCGATTTTATCAATCTGTTTTTATTCTTACTGAGATTATTCGGCGGCAGAAAGGATTAA